One Bacillus solimangrovi DNA segment encodes these proteins:
- the zapA gene encoding cell division protein ZapA: protein MSGDKITRTIVEIHGQQYTIVGDEDSSRVRMVASFVDSKMKEIHEMNSFLDTNKLAVLTAVNIVHDYLKLQNDYEQLVRKIEQEKGNSEHV, encoded by the coding sequence GTGTCAGGGGATAAAATAACACGTACAATTGTTGAAATACATGGCCAACAATACACAATTGTTGGTGATGAGGATTCGAGTCGTGTACGTATGGTTGCTAGTTTTGTAGATAGCAAGATGAAAGAAATACATGAAATGAATTCATTTTTAGATACTAATAAACTTGCAGTATTGACCGCAGTCAATATTGTACACGATTATTTGAAATTACAAAATGATTATGAACAATTAGTTAGAAAAATAGAACAAGAAAAAGGAAATAGTGAACATGTTTGA
- the pheT gene encoding phenylalanine--tRNA ligase subunit beta, translating into MLVSYNWLQQYVDLDGISAEDLAEKITRTGIEVEGVEDLGAGINGVVVGYVKERNQHPNADKLNVCQVDVGEEELVQIICGAPNVDAGQKVAVAKVGAVLPGNFKIKKAKLRGEASHGMICSLQELGVEQKLVAKEYAEGIFVFPEEAEVGTDALEYLNLNDKVLELGLTPNRADCLSMLGVAYEVAAILNKPVKLPEISLEEAAEQASESISVKVDSTDDNPYYSARVIKNVKVGPSPLWLQNRLIAAGIRPISNIVDITNFILLEYGQPLHAFDYDRFGSKEIVIRRATEGELLTTLDDENRTLTSEHLVITNGTVPVALAGVMGGADSEVNEDTVNVLLESAIFDSQRIRIASKDHGLRSEASARYEKGVDINRAAIASDRAAQLMAELAGGQVLAGRIEIDHLDKRESVVTIKGERINKVLGTEISTNEIGGIFDRLKFNYTVDHDSFIVNVPSRRWDITIEEDLVEEVARMYGYDNLPKTLPVGQSNPGALTSYQQKRRIVRRYLEGTGVYETVTYALTSEARVHQYKDDNIVANPVHLAMPMSEERSVLRLSIVPHLLEVLSYNKARRMDSLSLFEIGSVYLTDEEVVTKLPTETERLAGAFTGLWQKHQWQGEKKVVDFFVAKGVLEGLFTELGLSDRITFTRLNKEGMHPGRTAEVKLDNEYLGFIGQLHPQAQKDADLNETYVFEISLEKLLNADAGAVSYKPIPRFPSISRDIALVLAEDIPSSDVKSVIYEAGGKLLQDVTIFDLYKGEHLEAGKKSLAFSLRYFDPEKTLTDEEVTKVHEKVLKVVEEKLGATLRG; encoded by the coding sequence GTGTTAGTATCTTATAACTGGTTACAACAATATGTGGATTTAGATGGAATTTCTGCGGAAGACTTAGCAGAAAAGATTACACGAACAGGTATTGAAGTTGAAGGTGTTGAAGATTTAGGTGCGGGAATTAACGGTGTTGTTGTTGGGTATGTGAAAGAGCGTAATCAACATCCAAACGCTGATAAGTTAAATGTTTGTCAAGTAGATGTAGGTGAAGAGGAATTAGTACAAATCATTTGTGGTGCACCGAATGTAGATGCAGGACAAAAAGTTGCTGTGGCAAAGGTAGGAGCGGTACTACCAGGTAACTTTAAAATCAAAAAAGCGAAGCTACGAGGCGAAGCATCTCACGGTATGATTTGTTCATTACAAGAGCTTGGTGTTGAACAGAAGCTTGTTGCCAAAGAGTATGCAGAAGGAATTTTCGTTTTCCCAGAAGAAGCTGAAGTAGGAACAGATGCACTCGAATATTTGAATTTGAATGATAAAGTGTTAGAGCTTGGTCTAACTCCAAACCGTGCAGATTGTTTAAGTATGTTAGGTGTAGCATATGAAGTTGCAGCAATTCTTAATAAGCCGGTGAAGCTTCCTGAAATTTCGTTGGAAGAAGCAGCTGAGCAAGCATCAGAGTCTATTTCTGTAAAAGTAGATTCGACTGATGATAACCCTTATTATTCAGCTCGTGTTATAAAAAATGTAAAAGTAGGTCCGTCACCACTATGGTTACAAAATCGTCTTATTGCTGCTGGGATTCGTCCGATTAGTAATATCGTTGATATAACTAATTTCATCTTGCTTGAATATGGTCAACCATTACATGCATTTGACTATGATCGTTTCGGTTCTAAGGAAATTGTTATTCGTCGTGCAACAGAAGGAGAATTGCTTACAACGCTTGATGATGAGAACAGAACGTTAACAAGTGAACATCTAGTCATTACGAATGGAACGGTTCCAGTTGCACTTGCTGGTGTAATGGGTGGTGCTGATTCAGAAGTGAATGAAGATACAGTGAATGTATTGTTAGAGTCAGCTATTTTTGATTCACAGCGCATTCGTATTGCATCAAAAGATCATGGTCTTCGAAGTGAAGCAAGTGCTCGTTATGAAAAAGGTGTAGATATTAATCGAGCAGCGATTGCATCTGACCGTGCAGCACAATTAATGGCAGAACTTGCTGGTGGTCAAGTGTTAGCAGGCCGTATCGAGATTGACCACTTAGATAAGCGAGAATCAGTTGTTACGATCAAAGGTGAACGAATTAACAAAGTGCTCGGTACTGAAATTTCCACAAATGAAATTGGGGGGATTTTTGACCGATTGAAATTTAATTATACAGTTGATCACGATAGCTTTATTGTGAACGTACCTTCTCGCCGTTGGGATATAACGATTGAAGAAGATTTGGTTGAAGAAGTTGCTCGTATGTATGGTTATGACAACTTGCCAAAGACGTTACCAGTTGGTCAATCTAATCCTGGAGCGCTTACTTCTTACCAGCAAAAACGACGTATAGTACGACGTTATTTAGAAGGAACAGGGGTATATGAGACTGTTACGTATGCGTTAACGAGTGAAGCGCGTGTACATCAATATAAGGATGACAATATAGTAGCAAATCCTGTACATCTTGCGATGCCAATGAGTGAGGAGAGAAGTGTGCTTCGACTTAGTATTGTACCTCATCTTCTAGAGGTATTAAGCTACAATAAAGCGCGTCGTATGGATAGCCTTTCACTATTTGAGATTGGTTCAGTTTATTTGACGGATGAAGAAGTAGTAACGAAACTACCAACTGAAACAGAACGTCTTGCAGGTGCATTTACAGGGTTATGGCAAAAACATCAGTGGCAAGGAGAGAAGAAAGTAGTCGACTTTTTTGTTGCAAAAGGTGTGCTTGAAGGTCTATTTACTGAGCTTGGTTTAAGTGATCGAATTACTTTCACTCGTTTGAATAAGGAAGGCATGCATCCAGGTCGAACAGCTGAGGTGAAGTTAGATAATGAATATCTTGGATTCATTGGACAGTTGCACCCACAAGCTCAAAAAGATGCTGATTTAAATGAAACATATGTGTTTGAAATTTCACTTGAAAAATTATTAAATGCAGATGCTGGAGCGGTTTCGTATAAGCCAATTCCACGTTTCCCATCAATTTCACGTGATATTGCACTTGTCTTAGCAGAAGATATTCCATCTTCAGATGTAAAGTCTGTTATTTACGAAGCTGGAGGGAAATTACTTCAGGATGTAACTATCTTTGACTTGTACAAAGGGGAGCACCTAGAGGCAGGTAAGAAGTCACTCGCATTCTCACTTCGTTATTTTGATCCTGAAAAAACATTAACAGATGAAGAAGTAACGAAAGTTCATGAAAAAGTATTAAAAGTTGTAGAAGAAAAATTAGGCGCTACATTACGCGGATAA
- the rnhC gene encoding ribonuclease HIII has product MSNSVIQTSIHTIEKMKAYYATSLQPKQPPGSIFAAKLTGCSITAYKSGKVLFQGKDAEAESARWGKQLQSKQKKAKSQHNYAPPATIANMSILGSDEVGTGDYFGPMTVVAAFVSKEQIPLLKELGVRDSKNLDDTQIARIAKEIMPIIPYSLLILHNEKYNELQASGMTQGKMKALLHNQAINHAVKKIERTQLDGILIDQFVQPATYFNHISGKKREWTEPIYFSTQAEGVHLSVAAASIIARYVFVREFEKLSEQAGFKLPKGAGHIVDKAAAKLIKLKGESALNQFTKYHFANTEKAKKLIY; this is encoded by the coding sequence ATGTCAAATTCAGTTATTCAAACTTCAATACATACAATTGAAAAAATGAAAGCTTATTATGCAACATCACTTCAACCGAAACAACCACCAGGAAGCATTTTTGCAGCTAAGCTAACAGGTTGTTCAATTACAGCATATAAGTCTGGAAAAGTATTATTCCAAGGAAAAGATGCCGAAGCAGAATCCGCTCGATGGGGAAAACAACTTCAGTCAAAACAAAAGAAGGCAAAGTCACAGCACAACTATGCTCCACCTGCAACAATTGCAAATATGTCTATCCTCGGTTCAGACGAAGTTGGAACAGGAGACTATTTCGGCCCAATGACTGTTGTAGCCGCATTCGTTTCCAAAGAACAAATTCCACTTCTCAAAGAACTTGGTGTCCGTGATTCTAAGAATTTAGACGATACACAAATAGCCCGTATTGCAAAAGAGATTATGCCGATTATTCCTTATAGTCTACTTATCCTGCATAATGAAAAATATAACGAACTACAAGCTAGTGGCATGACGCAAGGGAAAATGAAAGCACTTCTTCATAATCAAGCTATTAACCATGCTGTTAAAAAGATTGAACGGACTCAATTAGATGGTATTCTCATTGATCAATTTGTTCAGCCTGCTACGTATTTTAACCATATTAGTGGAAAGAAAAGAGAATGGACAGAACCAATCTATTTTAGTACTCAAGCAGAAGGCGTCCATCTATCTGTTGCAGCCGCTTCAATTATTGCTCGTTATGTGTTTGTACGTGAATTTGAAAAGTTAAGTGAACAAGCTGGTTTTAAATTACCGAAAGGTGCAGGACATATTGTTGATAAGGCTGCTGCAAAACTAATTAAATTAAAAGGAGAATCAGCACTTAATCAATTTACAAAGTATCATTTCGCCAACACTGAAAAAGCAAAAAAACTTATTTATTAA
- a CDS encoding endonuclease MutS2: MLERVMRVLEYNKVKEQLQKHAASSLGRGLAIDLKPSFDFYEVKENQNKTDEAAKVLRLKGTFPLGGIFEIRPSIKRAEIGGMLSSKELVEVSSTIYASRQAKQYVLSLVDEDIDIPILEQYVEQLQMLNDLENKINNCIDDNGAVMDGASDRLRSIRTKLRTTESRVREKLESITRSSSTQKMLSDNIITIRNDRYVIPVKQEYRSSFGGMVHDQSSSGATLFIEPQSVVELNNKLQEAKVQEKQEIEKILLELSGFVAEDAYGLRENVEILAQIDFMFTKAKLGRTMKASKPEMNNEGYVDLKKARHPLISEDEIVANDITLGKEYTSIVITGPNTGGKTVTLKTLGLLTLMAQSGLQIPALDGSKMTVFQAVYADIGDEQSIEQSLSTFSSHMTNIVEILKKVDHESLVLFDELGAGTDPQEGAALAIAILDEVYHKGARVIATTHYPELKAYGYNREGVLNASVEFDVESLRPTYRLLLGVPGRSNAFEISKRLGLQSDVIEKAKSHMSAESNKVENMIASLEESRKRSELEMEESVRLRKESESLQRDLEAKLEEFQLERDRMYDKAQEEAKQAIKKAKAEADVIIKSLRKMQQEKQVEVREHELIDARKQLEEATPELKKSKKMVKKKAIQSKEMLPGDEVKVLTFDQKGYIISKVSNKEYEVQIGIMKMKVKKDDLQLIGSPKKVEKKPLAAVKGKQYHVKPELDIRGERYEDALYRLEKYVDDALLAGYPSITIIHGKGTGVLRKGVNDYLKNHRSVKAVRLGGMSEGGSGATVAELK; the protein is encoded by the coding sequence GTGTTAGAACGTGTAATGCGCGTTTTAGAATACAATAAGGTCAAGGAACAGCTTCAAAAGCATGCTGCATCTTCGTTAGGAAGAGGATTAGCTATAGATTTAAAACCATCATTTGATTTTTACGAAGTGAAAGAGAATCAAAATAAAACAGATGAAGCTGCAAAAGTATTACGTTTGAAAGGAACATTTCCGCTCGGTGGAATTTTTGAGATTCGCCCTAGTATAAAACGAGCTGAAATTGGTGGAATGTTAAGCTCTAAAGAGTTAGTAGAAGTATCTAGTACGATTTATGCTTCAAGACAAGCAAAACAATATGTATTAAGCTTAGTTGATGAAGATATTGATATTCCAATCTTAGAGCAGTACGTTGAGCAATTACAAATGCTTAACGACTTAGAGAACAAAATTAATAATTGTATTGATGATAATGGTGCTGTCATGGATGGTGCGAGTGATAGACTTCGTTCTATTCGTACAAAGCTTCGTACAACGGAATCACGTGTTAGGGAGAAACTAGAAAGTATTACTCGTTCGTCATCTACTCAGAAAATGCTTTCTGATAACATTATTACAATTCGGAATGATCGTTACGTGATTCCAGTAAAACAAGAATATCGTAGCTCTTTCGGTGGTATGGTTCATGATCAATCTTCATCAGGTGCGACTCTATTTATAGAACCACAGTCAGTAGTTGAGTTAAATAACAAACTACAAGAAGCTAAAGTTCAAGAAAAACAAGAGATTGAAAAAATTCTTTTAGAACTTTCGGGTTTTGTAGCAGAAGATGCTTATGGATTAAGGGAGAATGTAGAAATTCTAGCACAAATAGACTTTATGTTTACGAAGGCTAAATTAGGTAGAACAATGAAGGCCTCAAAACCAGAAATGAATAATGAAGGTTACGTTGACCTGAAGAAAGCTCGTCATCCACTCATATCAGAAGATGAAATTGTTGCAAATGACATAACACTAGGTAAGGAATATACATCGATCGTTATAACTGGACCGAATACAGGTGGTAAGACTGTTACGTTAAAGACATTAGGTTTGCTAACATTAATGGCCCAATCAGGATTACAGATTCCTGCACTTGATGGTTCGAAGATGACTGTTTTCCAAGCGGTATATGCTGATATTGGGGATGAGCAATCAATTGAACAAAGTTTGAGTACATTCTCTTCTCATATGACAAATATTGTTGAGATCTTAAAAAAAGTTGATCACGAATCACTTGTTTTATTTGATGAGCTTGGAGCTGGTACAGATCCACAAGAAGGTGCAGCATTAGCAATTGCAATCCTCGATGAAGTTTATCATAAGGGTGCTCGAGTTATTGCAACAACTCATTATCCTGAGTTGAAAGCATACGGTTATAATCGAGAAGGTGTGTTAAATGCTAGTGTAGAATTCGATGTTGAGTCATTAAGACCAACTTATCGTCTTTTACTCGGTGTACCCGGACGAAGTAATGCTTTTGAAATTTCTAAACGATTAGGTTTACAAAGTGATGTTATTGAAAAAGCGAAAAGCCATATGAGCGCAGAATCTAATAAAGTTGAAAATATGATTGCGTCATTAGAGGAAAGTCGCAAACGATCAGAGTTAGAGATGGAAGAATCTGTCCGTCTTCGAAAAGAATCAGAATCACTACAACGGGATCTTGAAGCTAAGTTAGAGGAATTTCAGCTTGAACGTGATCGCATGTATGATAAAGCTCAAGAAGAAGCGAAACAAGCGATCAAGAAGGCGAAAGCTGAGGCAGATGTAATTATAAAGAGTTTGAGAAAAATGCAACAAGAGAAGCAAGTTGAAGTGAGAGAGCATGAGTTAATTGATGCGAGAAAGCAGTTAGAAGAAGCGACACCTGAGCTCAAAAAGTCAAAAAAAATGGTTAAAAAGAAAGCTATCCAGTCAAAAGAAATGCTCCCAGGTGATGAAGTGAAGGTACTGACCTTTGATCAAAAAGGTTATATAATATCAAAAGTGAGTAATAAAGAATATGAGGTACAAATTGGTATTATGAAGATGAAGGTAAAGAAAGATGACCTTCAGTTAATCGGTAGTCCGAAAAAAGTTGAAAAGAAACCACTAGCTGCAGTTAAAGGCAAGCAATATCATGTGAAACCAGAGCTAGATATTCGAGGGGAACGGTATGAAGATGCGTTATATCGTTTAGAAAAATACGTTGATGATGCCTTATTAGCTGGATATCCTAGCATTACAATTATTCACGGTAAGGGTACTGGTGTATTACGAAAAGGTGTAAATGACTATCTGAAAAATCATCGCTCAGTAAAAGCTGTAAGGCTTGGGGGTATGAGTGAAGGTGGGAGTGGAGCAACAGTTGCAGAGTTGAAATAA
- the polX gene encoding DNA polymerase/3'-5' exonuclease PolX — protein MNMNKKDVIKVLEMIAIHMEIKGENTFKISAYRKAAQALETDDRSLSDIEDVSKLKGIGKGTASVIDELMVTGSSQLLEQLKAEVPSGLLKLLKVQGLGGKKIAKLYQELGITDIESLIKACNEHKVQELAGFGKKTEEKILLAAKEMGSRPERLPIAFMLPIAEQIELQLEEMNGIRQWSRAGSLRRLRETIKDLDFIIATEEPVVVREQLLKLEHISSVIASGDTKVSVVLEYDYEVSVDFRLVEPSAFATTLHHFTGSKDHNIRMRQIAKSRGEKISEYGVEVEATGEMLTFDNEQDFFQHFDLHYIPPELRQGNGEVEKFTESHELIDFRDIQGDLHMHTTWSDGAYSIEEMIEAARERGYSYIAITDHSKYLKVANGLSDARLLQQNEEIKLINEKYDDITVLSGVEMDILPDGTLDYGNEVLAQLDIVIASIHSSFSQPREIIMDRLIHALENKHVDLIAHPTGRLIGRREGYDVDLDMLIQVAARTNTALELNANPNRLDLSAEWLVKAQEAGVKLVINTDAHSIDMLDDMKVGISAARAGWVRRDSVINTWDLAMLKQFLSRND, from the coding sequence ATGAACATGAATAAAAAAGACGTTATTAAGGTTCTTGAAATGATTGCAATACATATGGAAATTAAAGGTGAGAATACATTTAAGATTTCTGCATACAGAAAAGCTGCACAAGCGTTAGAAACAGATGATAGAAGCTTAAGTGATATTGAGGATGTTTCTAAACTAAAAGGGATTGGCAAAGGTACCGCTTCTGTTATCGATGAATTAATGGTAACAGGTTCTTCACAACTATTGGAGCAATTAAAAGCAGAAGTTCCATCAGGTTTATTGAAATTGTTGAAAGTTCAAGGGCTAGGTGGTAAAAAGATAGCAAAACTATATCAAGAATTAGGAATAACTGATATAGAAAGCTTGATTAAGGCGTGTAACGAACATAAAGTACAGGAACTTGCTGGGTTTGGTAAAAAAACAGAAGAAAAAATTCTACTTGCTGCTAAGGAAATGGGCAGCCGACCAGAAAGATTACCGATTGCATTCATGTTACCAATCGCGGAGCAAATAGAGTTACAGCTTGAGGAAATGAATGGAATTAGGCAGTGGTCACGTGCAGGTAGTTTAAGGCGATTAAGAGAAACGATTAAGGATCTTGATTTTATTATTGCAACAGAAGAACCAGTTGTTGTACGCGAACAATTATTGAAGCTTGAACATATATCATCTGTAATTGCTTCAGGAGATACAAAGGTATCTGTTGTACTTGAATATGATTATGAAGTATCAGTGGATTTTCGACTTGTGGAGCCATCTGCATTTGCTACGACACTTCATCATTTTACAGGTTCGAAAGACCATAATATTCGTATGAGGCAGATTGCCAAATCTCGTGGTGAGAAAATTAGTGAATATGGAGTAGAAGTGGAAGCTACTGGAGAGATGTTGACATTTGACAATGAGCAAGATTTCTTCCAACATTTTGACTTGCATTATATTCCACCCGAATTAAGGCAAGGAAATGGTGAAGTTGAAAAGTTTACTGAATCGCATGAACTAATTGACTTTCGAGACATTCAAGGTGATTTGCATATGCATACGACATGGAGTGATGGTGCTTATTCAATTGAAGAAATGATTGAAGCAGCACGAGAGAGAGGTTATTCATACATCGCAATTACCGATCATTCAAAATATTTGAAGGTTGCCAATGGGTTAAGTGATGCCCGATTATTACAACAAAATGAAGAGATTAAGTTAATAAATGAGAAGTATGATGATATAACAGTTCTTTCAGGTGTTGAGATGGATATTCTGCCAGATGGTACACTTGACTATGGTAATGAAGTATTAGCACAATTAGATATTGTGATTGCATCGATTCATTCAAGCTTTTCACAACCAAGAGAGATTATTATGGATCGGTTAATACACGCATTAGAGAATAAACATGTGGATTTGATTGCCCATCCAACTGGAAGATTAATTGGAAGGCGTGAGGGATATGATGTTGACTTAGACATGTTAATTCAAGTTGCAGCTCGGACAAATACGGCTCTTGAATTAAACGCTAATCCTAATCGACTTGATTTATCAGCTGAATGGTTAGTTAAAGCTCAAGAAGCTGGTGTAAAGCTTGTTATCAATACTGATGCACATTCAATTGATATGTTAGATGATATGAAGGTTGGTATCAGTGCTGCTCGTGCAGGTTGGGTAAGAAGAGATTCGGTAATAAATACATGGGATTTAGCGATGTTAAAACAATTTTTAAGTCGAAATGATTAA
- a CDS encoding CvpA family protein encodes MFDLIIIVLLAGGFFIGFQRGFVLQAIHIIGFILSFVVAYMYFDTLTPHIRLWIPYPSLPEDSTLTIFLDAVNAEMAYYRAISFALLFFGTKIVMQIIGAMLDFLADLPLLSTVNGWFGGVLGFAEVYLFVFFALYIGALVPLESIQTALSHSVLAQGIIEHTPVFSDKIKELWFEHIA; translated from the coding sequence ATGTTTGATTTAATAATTATTGTACTGCTTGCTGGTGGTTTCTTTATCGGTTTTCAACGAGGTTTTGTTTTACAGGCCATACATATTATTGGTTTTATTTTGTCCTTTGTTGTTGCATATATGTATTTTGATACGTTAACACCACACATACGCTTATGGATTCCATATCCCTCATTACCTGAAGACAGCACATTGACAATCTTTTTAGATGCTGTGAATGCTGAGATGGCTTATTATCGTGCGATTTCGTTTGCACTTCTTTTCTTCGGAACGAAGATTGTGATGCAGATTATAGGAGCAATGTTAGATTTTCTTGCTGATTTACCATTGTTAAGTACAGTAAATGGGTGGTTTGGTGGTGTTTTAGGCTTTGCAGAAGTGTACCTGTTTGTTTTCTTTGCATTGTACATTGGAGCATTAGTTCCATTAGAAAGCATTCAAACGGCTTTAAGTCATTCTGTGCTTGCTCAAGGTATTATTGAACATACTCCAGTTTTTTCCGATAAGATAAAAGAGTTATGGTTTGAACATATAGCATAG